TGGGGAATTGCGATCGCGGCCTTGCCCATTGGCTTTGCCGACAGCGTGGTCAATCTCCAAAGCAACAGCCTGGTGGGCGAACTCCACCCCAAGCGCCGGGTCGTGCTGCTGAACTGGGCCAATGCCACTTTTGGGGTGGGGGCGCTGACGGCGCCGCTGCTGGGGGCGCTGCTGCCGTGGCGGGTGGCCTTGGGGGCGATCGCCCTGGTAGCCCTAGGGTGCGGGGCGCTGGCGTGGCAGGCTCCGCCGGTCGAGAACTTCGTGCCCGCGCGCGATCGCATGCCGTGGCGCCGCGCGGCGCCGATTTTGGGAGTGGTGGGCCTGTATGTCGGCCTAGAGGGGGTGATTGGCACCTGGAGCGGCACCTATCTAAAGTTTTTGGGCTGGAGCGATGCCTGGAGCAGCGGCCTGCTGTCGCTGTACTGGGGCGGCCTGACCCTGGGGCGGGTGTTTCTGAGTCCGTGGATCAGCCGTCAGCCCATGGCGCGCCTGCCCTGGCTGCTGCTGGCGGGGGCGATCGCCCTGGGACTGACCCTGGTCCCTAGTCTGGCCCCGCTGATGGCGATCGCCGCTATTTTCTACGGCCCCACCTTCGCGACCCTCTTTGCCAAGCTGCAAGAAGATTGCGGTCACGTGGCGCTCAGCTATCTGTTTTACGTCGCTTACATCAGCCAGATGGGGCTCTCGGGCCTCTTTAGCTGGGTTCCCCATCCCAGCTGGCTGCCGCTGCTGTTTACGGGATTTGCGGTGCTGCTGTGGTGGTCGAGCGGTCGCCTCGCCCTGGGGCCTGACCCCTGCCCAGACAGCCTGCCCTAACCGCGCGCGATCGCCCTCTGGCCAGATGCGCGATGCCTCGCAGTCCACCAATCCCGCAAAGGGCTGTAATACAATCGCCTCAC
This genomic stretch from Geitlerinema sp. PCC 7407 harbors:
- a CDS encoding sugar MFS transporter, whose amino-acid sequence is MLVSRGRLTAMSFVGLFLHGLVVAMPGAFLLQWQAAFGTAVNLGAYYALFVISSVAGLYWNAQRDRRHPWLSMAFGLIGVALLGAALVPGFWGIAIAALPIGFADSVVNLQSNSLVGELHPKRRVVLLNWANATFGVGALTAPLLGALLPWRVALGAIALVALGCGALAWQAPPVENFVPARDRMPWRRAAPILGVVGLYVGLEGVIGTWSGTYLKFLGWSDAWSSGLLSLYWGGLTLGRVFLSPWISRQPMARLPWLLLAGAIALGLTLVPSLAPLMAIAAIFYGPTFATLFAKLQEDCGHVALSYLFYVAYISQMGLSGLFSWVPHPSWLPLLFTGFAVLLWWSSGRLALGPDPCPDSLP